In Devosia sp. XK-2, one DNA window encodes the following:
- a CDS encoding TIGR01620 family protein, translating to MKRPVARPTEKPASAEAATRAPRAFTPDRAEIVEVAFEPAVEPDLVSPPPRRMGWLGKFAWTSGGILLSAGLGLAADRLIRDLFATNQWLGWVGLGVLGAFIVAVIALIIREMLALRRLSVLDALRADAARAHADNDRKRAGAVVDHLNQVYAGRPDLARGRENLEAHLKDLFDGTDVIALAERSLMTPLDARSRTLVAASARRVALVTAVSPRALVDIAFVIYESIRLAGAIAALYGARPGLFGFWRLAGSVLAHLAVTGGLVLTDGIVEQLVGQGLAAKLSARLGEGVVNGLMTVRVGIAAMRVVRPLPFEVLAQPTVRDFIPELVKVASDAGKTA from the coding sequence ATGAAGCGCCCCGTCGCCCGCCCCACTGAAAAGCCCGCTAGCGCAGAGGCCGCCACGCGTGCCCCGCGGGCATTCACGCCCGACCGCGCGGAAATCGTCGAAGTCGCCTTCGAGCCGGCGGTCGAGCCCGACCTCGTATCGCCGCCACCGCGCCGCATGGGCTGGCTGGGCAAGTTCGCCTGGACCTCTGGCGGCATCCTGCTCTCCGCCGGATTGGGCCTGGCCGCGGACCGGCTGATCCGCGACCTTTTTGCCACCAATCAATGGCTGGGTTGGGTGGGCTTGGGCGTACTCGGCGCCTTCATCGTCGCCGTCATCGCCCTCATCATCCGGGAAATGCTCGCCTTGCGGCGCCTCTCGGTCCTCGACGCGCTCCGCGCCGACGCCGCCCGCGCCCATGCCGATAATGATCGCAAGCGGGCCGGTGCCGTGGTTGATCACCTCAACCAGGTCTATGCCGGCCGGCCTGATCTGGCGCGCGGCCGCGAGAATCTCGAGGCGCATCTTAAAGACCTGTTCGACGGAACGGACGTCATCGCCCTGGCGGAACGCAGCCTGATGACGCCGCTCGATGCCCGCTCGCGCACCCTGGTTGCCGCATCAGCCCGGCGCGTGGCGCTGGTCACCGCCGTATCTCCCCGCGCCTTGGTCGACATCGCCTTCGTCATCTACGAAAGCATCCGTCTCGCTGGCGCCATTGCCGCGCTCTATGGCGCACGTCCGGGCCTGTTCGGTTTCTGGCGGCTAGCCGGCTCGGTGCTGGCGCATCTCGCCGTCACCGGTGGCCTAGTGCTGACCGACGGCATTGTCGAACAATTGGTTGGTCAGGGCCTTGCAGCCAAGCTCTCCGCGCGTCTGGGCGAGGGTGTCGTCAACGGCCTGATGACAGTCCGCGTCGGCATCGCCGCCATGCGCGTCGTCCGCCCCCTGCCCTTCGAAGTGCTGGCGCAACCGACCGTGCGAGATTTCATACCCGAACTCGTGAAGGTAGCGAGTGATGCAGGAAAGACCGCTTAG
- a CDS encoding phosphoadenylyl-sulfate reductase, translating into MPKSNLAPAPAAHEKLKALGILALNGMFDEMDAISVLRYAINDVLPGDLAIVSSFGADSAVLLHMVAQVDPSLPVYFLETGKHFPETLAYVETLKKQLGLINVHAIHPNPDDVKRFDPNGDLWENDPDSCCHIRKTEPLEPITEQYGGWVTGRKRYQTTERGVLPHFELTSDDRIKVNPLAYFSDADVIEYRQAHNLPEHPLYAKGYKSIGCAPCTSAVADGEDPRAGRWRGLNKKECGIHYDFNGAIASPMTAAARHTLWKDGAFIADPFKAWTEGTDPSEARYVHVPLTEFLANRDAFLANPHPLGLLVSPGENIEDAADDLGRFASVAISFPAFSDGRGYSTARLLVERLKYAGEIRAVGDVLQDQIPHMRRCGFNALVVTHEPTRAALIENRLPEMALFYQPVGLTEVPMGTRPFLRRVS; encoded by the coding sequence ATGCCAAAGTCTAATCTCGCCCCGGCTCCGGCCGCGCATGAAAAGCTCAAGGCGCTGGGGATTCTGGCGCTCAATGGCATGTTCGACGAGATGGATGCCATCAGCGTGCTGCGCTATGCCATCAATGATGTGCTGCCCGGCGATCTGGCCATTGTTTCGTCCTTTGGGGCGGACTCGGCAGTTTTGCTGCATATGGTTGCGCAGGTCGATCCGTCGCTGCCGGTTTATTTCCTGGAGACGGGCAAGCATTTCCCTGAGACTCTGGCTTATGTCGAGACGCTGAAGAAGCAGCTCGGCCTGATCAACGTTCACGCCATTCATCCCAATCCGGACGATGTGAAGCGCTTCGATCCCAATGGCGATTTGTGGGAGAACGATCCGGATTCGTGCTGCCATATCCGCAAGACCGAGCCGCTGGAGCCAATCACCGAGCAATATGGTGGCTGGGTTACGGGGCGGAAGCGTTATCAGACCACTGAACGCGGGGTCCTGCCGCATTTTGAGTTGACCAGCGACGATCGCATCAAGGTCAATCCGCTGGCCTATTTCTCCGATGCCGATGTCATTGAATATCGGCAGGCGCATAACTTGCCCGAGCACCCGCTCTATGCCAAAGGCTACAAGTCCATTGGTTGTGCGCCCTGCACCTCGGCGGTTGCTGATGGGGAGGACCCGCGCGCCGGACGGTGGCGCGGCCTCAACAAGAAGGAATGCGGCATCCACTACGATTTCAACGGAGCCATTGCCTCCCCGATGACGGCCGCTGCACGACATACGCTCTGGAAAGATGGGGCCTTTATTGCCGATCCGTTCAAGGCATGGACCGAGGGCACCGATCCGTCCGAGGCGCGCTATGTTCACGTGCCGCTGACCGAATTCCTGGCCAATCGCGATGCGTTCCTCGCCAACCCCCATCCATTGGGGCTGCTGGTGTCGCCGGGCGAGAATATCGAGGATGCGGCGGACGATCTGGGCCGGTTTGCCTCGGTGGCGATCAGCTTCCCCGCTTTTTCGGACGGGCGCGGCTATTCGACGGCCCGCCTTCTGGTGGAGCGGCTGAAATATGCCGGGGAAATCAGGGCGGTAGGCGATGTTCTGCAGGATCAGATTCCGCATATGCGCCGCTGCGGCTTCAATGCGCTGGTAGTGACGCATGAGCCGACTCGCGCCGCGCTGATTGAAAACCGCTTGCCGGAAATGGCGCTGTTCTATCAGCCGGTTGGCCTGACCGAGGTGCCCATGGGCACTCGGCCCTTCCTTCGCCGTGTCTCCTGA
- a CDS encoding YcjX family protein, translating into MPQPPTTITDELGIALSNLADSASGVLTPTLRLGVTGLSRAGKTIFITALAHNLLTQGRLPGFAPLADGRFIGARLAEYPDATIPRFAYEQHLAALSSNPPVWPESTRRISQLRIVLKYQSAKWWAGMTGPATLNLDIVDYPGEWLLDLPLLGLSFAEWSREALARARQPGHTDEATEFLQALDSTDIAKDANDPDAERLATAFTTYLRRSREHGALSTLPPGRFLLPGDLEGSPALTFAPLPEPAGPKQRGTLYAMLETRYEAYKAQVVRPFFRDHFARLDRQVVLVDTLRALNTGPAAVNDLETALTAVLACFRQGEANPLLRPFSRRIDRILFAATKADHVHHTSHDRLEAILNRLVANASKRARFAGADTRSIAMAGIRATNEGTIRENGETLPTLVGTPLKGEVLDGTTYDGKTEIALFPGDLPERPDSLFEDGSPVALNFLRFTPPRHLKRNAVGDAVLPHIRLDRALDYLIGDRMA; encoded by the coding sequence TTGCCGCAGCCGCCGACCACCATTACCGACGAACTGGGCATTGCCCTCTCCAACCTGGCCGACAGCGCCTCCGGCGTCCTCACGCCCACCTTGCGCTTGGGCGTCACCGGCCTGAGCCGGGCCGGCAAGACCATTTTCATCACGGCCCTGGCGCATAACCTGCTGACGCAAGGGCGCCTGCCGGGCTTTGCGCCGCTCGCCGATGGCCGCTTCATTGGCGCGCGTCTGGCCGAATACCCCGACGCCACCATCCCCCGCTTTGCCTATGAGCAGCACCTGGCGGCGTTGAGCAGCAATCCGCCGGTCTGGCCGGAAAGCACGCGCCGCATTTCCCAGCTTCGCATCGTGCTCAAATATCAGTCAGCCAAGTGGTGGGCCGGCATGACCGGGCCGGCCACGCTCAATCTCGACATCGTCGATTATCCCGGCGAATGGCTATTGGACCTGCCCCTGCTCGGCCTCAGCTTTGCCGAATGGAGCCGGGAGGCGCTGGCGCGCGCCCGCCAACCTGGCCATACCGATGAAGCCACCGAATTTCTCCAGGCGCTGGACAGCACCGATATTGCCAAGGACGCGAACGATCCCGATGCCGAGCGTCTGGCCACGGCCTTCACCACCTATCTACGGCGCAGCCGCGAGCATGGCGCCCTGTCTACCCTTCCGCCGGGCCGGTTCCTTCTGCCCGGCGATCTGGAGGGCTCTCCCGCCCTAACTTTCGCCCCCCTGCCCGAGCCTGCTGGGCCGAAGCAGCGCGGCACCCTCTATGCCATGCTTGAAACCCGCTACGAGGCCTATAAGGCCCAGGTGGTGCGCCCCTTCTTCCGCGACCACTTTGCCCGGCTCGACCGGCAGGTCGTCCTGGTCGATACCCTGCGCGCGCTCAATACCGGCCCCGCCGCCGTCAACGACCTCGAAACCGCGCTCACCGCGGTTCTGGCCTGTTTCCGCCAGGGCGAGGCCAATCCGCTGCTGCGCCCCTTTTCGCGCCGCATCGACCGCATTCTCTTTGCCGCTACCAAGGCCGACCACGTTCATCACACCAGCCACGACCGGTTGGAGGCCATTCTCAATCGCCTCGTCGCCAATGCCAGTAAGCGCGCCCGCTTTGCCGGGGCGGATACCCGCTCCATCGCCATGGCCGGCATTCGCGCCACCAACGAAGGCACGATCCGCGAGAATGGTGAAACCCTGCCCACCCTGGTCGGCACGCCGCTCAAGGGCGAAGTCCTGGACGGCACGACCTATGATGGCAAAACCGAAATCGCCCTGTTTCCCGGCGACTTGCCGGAACGGCCGGACTCTCTTTTTGAAGACGGCAGCCCCGTCGCCCTCAATTTCCTGCGCTTCACGCCCCCACGGCATCTCAAGCGCAATGCCGTCGGCGATGCTGTCCTGCCCCATATCCGGCTTGATCGCGCATTGGACTATCTCATCGGAGACCGGATGGCATGA
- a CDS encoding DUF2849 domain-containing protein, with translation MTMEILTGNELTSGATVYLDGQGNWIEDLQAARLFSKEDKAELDSAIVATKGTGRVISLEAEEVEQVEGRIVPKRLRERIRAAGPTAPLTLNGQAYDRQHLGEDGHVSI, from the coding sequence ATGACTATGGAAATCCTGACGGGCAATGAACTGACTTCGGGTGCCACCGTCTATCTGGACGGGCAGGGCAACTGGATCGAGGACTTGCAGGCAGCACGCCTGTTCTCCAAGGAAGACAAGGCCGAACTCGACAGCGCGATCGTGGCCACCAAGGGCACGGGCCGGGTCATTAGCCTGGAAGCTGAAGAAGTTGAGCAGGTGGAGGGGCGGATCGTGCCCAAGCGCCTGCGCGAACGCATTAGGGCGGCGGGCCCCACCGCTCCCCTGACTCTCAATGGGCAGGCGTATGATCGCCAGCACTTAGGTGAAGACGGGCATGTATCGATATGA
- a CDS encoding alkaline phosphatase, with amino-acid sequence MNRVARILLAGVSAVSMTLPVVSQELPQAQSAWYTDADAKLQAMIDMQPNIGKAKNVILFVADGQGVGTNYAVRLFAGQLEGKLGEEHVLPYEEYPYTALIKTYNINAQTPDSAPTAGAMNSGIKQVFNTINLNENGRHDNCASEEGNKVTLFSEIASEMGKSVGVVSTARATHATPAAVYAKTANRNWEAAAPEGCTDIAVQAIDAMEAGTVDVLLAGGARSFYPAGTQTVHGGDSSRKDELNLVARAEEAGAQFVSDLAGLEAATAGSPLLGLFTNSDMSYETERPETEPSVADMTVAAIKAMEGNEDGFYLMVEGGRVDHANHAGNANRAFMDGVAFAKAVAMADEMTNDEDTLIIVTADHEHAIAFNGYCGRGTPITGLCMGINADGVEHTGEPELADDGKPYSVVGYLNGAGSVLTEQADGSYFGTRPNVTQEEALDVDYLQQALIPMGSETHSGEDVAAWAKGPWAHLLTGTQEQNYIFHVMNHAVSAE; translated from the coding sequence ATGAATCGCGTTGCACGCATTCTGCTGGCCGGCGTGTCCGCCGTCAGCATGACCCTTCCGGTTGTTTCCCAGGAACTTCCGCAGGCCCAGAGCGCCTGGTACACCGATGCCGATGCCAAGCTGCAAGCCATGATCGACATGCAGCCCAATATCGGCAAGGCCAAGAACGTCATCCTGTTCGTTGCCGATGGCCAGGGCGTTGGCACGAACTATGCCGTGCGCCTGTTTGCCGGTCAGCTTGAAGGCAAGCTGGGCGAAGAGCATGTCCTGCCTTACGAAGAATATCCCTATACCGCGCTGATCAAGACCTACAATATCAACGCCCAGACCCCGGATTCCGCGCCGACCGCCGGCGCAATGAACTCGGGCATCAAGCAGGTGTTCAACACGATCAACCTCAACGAGAACGGCCGCCACGACAATTGCGCCAGCGAAGAGGGTAACAAGGTCACCCTATTCTCCGAGATCGCCTCGGAAATGGGCAAGTCGGTTGGCGTTGTTTCGACCGCTCGCGCGACGCACGCCACTCCGGCTGCTGTCTACGCCAAGACCGCGAACCGCAACTGGGAAGCCGCAGCTCCTGAAGGCTGCACCGATATTGCCGTTCAGGCCATCGACGCCATGGAAGCCGGCACCGTTGACGTGCTGCTCGCTGGCGGCGCCCGCAGCTTCTATCCGGCTGGTACGCAGACTGTGCATGGCGGAGACTCCAGCCGCAAGGATGAGCTGAATCTGGTTGCTCGCGCTGAAGAAGCCGGCGCCCAGTTTGTCAGCGACCTGGCGGGCCTGGAAGCCGCTACCGCCGGTTCGCCGCTGCTTGGTCTCTTCACCAATTCGGATATGAGCTACGAAACCGAGCGTCCGGAAACCGAACCTTCGGTCGCCGACATGACCGTCGCCGCCATCAAGGCCATGGAAGGCAATGAAGACGGCTTCTACCTGATGGTGGAAGGTGGCCGCGTCGATCATGCAAACCATGCCGGCAATGCCAACCGCGCCTTTATGGATGGCGTGGCTTTCGCCAAGGCCGTCGCCATGGCCGACGAAATGACCAATGACGAAGACACCCTGATCATCGTCACCGCCGACCACGAGCACGCCATTGCCTTTAACGGCTATTGCGGTCGCGGCACGCCGATCACCGGCCTGTGCATGGGTATCAACGCCGATGGCGTCGAGCATACCGGCGAGCCCGAACTGGCCGATGATGGCAAGCCTTATTCGGTCGTTGGCTACCTCAACGGTGCCGGCTCGGTTCTGACCGAACAGGCCGACGGTTCCTATTTCGGCACCCGGCCGAACGTGACCCAGGAAGAAGCGCTGGACGTGGACTATCTGCAGCAGGCCTTGATCCCGATGGGTTCGGAAACCCATTCGGGTGAAGACGTCGCGGCCTGGGCCAAGGGTCCTTGGGCTCACCTGCTCACCGGTACCCAGGAGCAGAACTACATCTTCCACGTGATGAACCACGCCGTTTCGGCTGAGTAA
- a CDS encoding 2Fe-2S iron-sulfur cluster-binding protein, which translates to MKINVTDQAGEVHELEGLEGWRVMEVIRDWGLNIKAECGGALSCATCHCYVDSDWLDAVGAPSEEEEDMLDSVGDVKPNSRLSCQILCSDDLDGLKLTLAPSAAKDS; encoded by the coding sequence ATGAAGATCAATGTTACCGACCAGGCAGGCGAAGTGCACGAGCTCGAAGGGCTCGAAGGCTGGCGCGTCATGGAAGTCATTCGTGACTGGGGCCTCAATATCAAGGCCGAATGCGGCGGCGCGCTGAGCTGCGCCACCTGCCATTGCTATGTCGATTCGGACTGGCTGGACGCCGTCGGCGCCCCCAGCGAAGAAGAAGAGGACATGCTGGACAGTGTCGGCGACGTGAAGCCCAATTCGCGACTGTCCTGCCAGATCCTGTGCTCGGATGACCTGGATGGGCTCAAACTGACCCTGGCGCCGAGTGCGGCGAAGGATTCCTGA
- a CDS encoding copper chaperone PCu(A)C, translated as MNRALSIALILSVMAAPMGFAEDHDHGEHHVFQTDGIEIVHPWARAAAAGAETLVFFEVHNEGEADRLLGATTDIAGEVHIVGLTMNAEGASVQEVGAIDIGPGEFAFDPGGLALELHGLTGALEQGSHFDLMLEFANAGPVEIEVAVEAANANQHSHAGHSH; from the coding sequence ATGAACCGCGCACTTTCCATTGCCCTGATTCTGTCCGTTATGGCCGCCCCGATGGGGTTCGCGGAGGATCATGACCATGGGGAACATCATGTGTTCCAAACCGATGGCATCGAGATTGTGCACCCTTGGGCGCGCGCAGCGGCGGCAGGTGCTGAGACGCTCGTCTTTTTTGAAGTGCACAATGAGGGCGAGGCCGATCGCCTGCTTGGCGCCACCACGGACATTGCCGGAGAGGTCCACATTGTCGGCCTGACTATGAATGCAGAGGGAGCTAGCGTTCAGGAGGTCGGTGCGATTGACATTGGTCCCGGCGAATTTGCCTTCGATCCCGGTGGACTGGCGCTTGAACTGCATGGCCTGACCGGCGCGCTGGAACAGGGAAGCCATTTCGATCTGATGCTGGAATTTGCCAATGCCGGTCCGGTCGAAATTGAGGTGGCGGTTGAGGCAGCCAATGCCAATCAGCACAGTCATGCGGGGCATAGCCACTAG
- a CDS encoding NAD(P)/FAD-dependent oxidoreductase codes for MSTEITTDVVVIGAGPCGLFAAFELGLLDIKCHFIDILDRPGGQCAELYPEKPIYDIPAFPVVTGQELTDNLMTQIAPFSPEFHFSRMVNSIEKLEDGSFKLVTDADETFFAKVVVIAAGGGSFQPKRPPVEGIEQYENKSVFYAVRRIEDFRDQDVVIVGGGDSALDWTLNLAPIVRTLTLVHRRDAFKAAPASVNKMKELVAEGKVNFQLGQIAKLDGEDGQINHVHLTTAAGDLSIPATRLLPFFGLTMKLGPVADWGLELNDNTIVVDTEKFETSVPGIFAIGDINHYPGKLKLILSGFHEAALMAQAAKSIVSPGERVVFQYTTSSTKLQKKLGVA; via the coding sequence ATGAGCACTGAAATCACCACCGATGTCGTTGTCATTGGCGCGGGCCCCTGTGGGCTGTTCGCGGCCTTCGAACTCGGGCTGCTCGATATCAAATGTCATTTCATTGACATTCTGGACCGGCCCGGCGGGCAGTGCGCCGAGCTTTATCCGGAAAAGCCGATCTATGATATTCCGGCCTTTCCGGTGGTGACGGGGCAGGAACTGACCGACAATCTGATGACCCAGATTGCGCCCTTCTCGCCCGAATTCCACTTCTCGCGCATGGTCAATTCCATCGAGAAGCTGGAGGATGGTTCGTTCAAGCTGGTGACCGATGCCGACGAGACCTTTTTTGCCAAGGTCGTGGTGATCGCGGCGGGCGGCGGTTCGTTCCAGCCCAAGCGTCCGCCGGTGGAAGGCATCGAGCAATATGAGAACAAGTCGGTGTTCTATGCCGTGCGCCGGATCGAGGATTTCCGCGACCAGGACGTGGTGATCGTCGGTGGCGGCGACTCGGCGCTGGACTGGACGCTGAACCTGGCGCCCATCGTGCGCACACTGACCCTTGTGCACCGCCGCGACGCCTTCAAGGCGGCACCGGCTTCGGTCAACAAGATGAAGGAGCTGGTGGCCGAGGGTAAGGTCAATTTCCAGCTCGGGCAGATCGCCAAGCTCGACGGCGAAGACGGGCAGATCAACCACGTGCATCTGACCACGGCGGCGGGCGACCTTTCCATTCCCGCGACGCGCCTCCTGCCCTTCTTTGGCCTGACCATGAAGCTTGGTCCGGTGGCGGACTGGGGGCTGGAGCTCAACGACAATACGATCGTTGTCGACACCGAAAAGTTCGAGACCTCGGTGCCGGGCATTTTCGCCATTGGCGACATCAACCACTATCCCGGCAAGCTCAAGCTGATCCTCAGCGGTTTCCATGAGGCCGCGCTGATGGCGCAGGCCGCCAAGTCGATCGTTTCGCCCGGTGAGCGTGTGGTGTTCCAATATACGACCAGCTCGACCAAGCTGCAGAAGAAGCTCGGCGTCGCCTGA
- a CDS encoding nitrite/sulfite reductase: MYRYDEFDAAFVAGRTAQFADQVKRRLSGELSEDQFRPLRLMNGLYLQLHAYMLRIAVPYGTLSSRQMRKLAHIARTYDRGYGHFTTRQNIQFNWPKLKDIPVILEELASVEMHAIQTSGNCIRNVTTDQFAGAAADEIIDPRPVAEIIRQWSSLHPEFSYLPRKFKIAMTGSPNDRAAIRFHDIGLQAAVNGAGEIGWEVWVGGGLGRTPMIAKLINSFVPNEHLLAYLESIMRVYNRYGRRDNKYKARIKILVHEEGLESIKGQVEAEFAEVRGGVLTLPQEELDRITAYFAPPDFTDRSGDKVDVAYESILDPAYGRWLDNNLHPHKQPGYASVTVSLKPVGGAPGDATDAQIEVVADLAEKCSYDELRVTHEQNLVLPHVAIADLRAVYDVLVANGLAEGNNNLITDMICCPGLDFCALANARSIPIAQEISKTFAAPERQKEIGDLKIKISGCINACGHHHVGHIGILGVEKKGGELYQITLGGDATEGASVGKIIGPGFEAEQVPGAIEKLVDFYIANRTSVDEPFLDAYRRLGEAPFKEALYGSV; this comes from the coding sequence ATGTATCGATATGACGAATTCGACGCCGCTTTCGTAGCGGGTCGCACAGCACAATTTGCAGACCAGGTGAAGCGTCGCCTGTCGGGCGAGCTTTCCGAGGACCAGTTCCGCCCGCTGCGGCTGATGAACGGGCTCTATCTGCAGCTTCACGCCTATATGCTGCGTATTGCCGTGCCCTATGGCACGCTCTCCTCGCGGCAGATGCGCAAGCTTGCTCATATCGCGCGGACCTATGACCGCGGCTATGGGCACTTCACCACGCGGCAGAACATCCAGTTCAACTGGCCCAAGCTCAAGGATATTCCGGTGATCCTGGAAGAGCTGGCGAGCGTGGAAATGCACGCCATCCAGACCTCGGGCAATTGCATTCGCAATGTGACCACCGACCAGTTTGCCGGCGCTGCTGCCGACGAGATCATCGATCCGCGTCCGGTGGCCGAGATCATCCGCCAGTGGTCGAGCCTGCATCCGGAATTCAGCTACCTGCCGCGCAAGTTCAAGATCGCGATGACTGGCTCGCCCAATGACCGAGCGGCCATCCGCTTCCACGATATCGGGCTGCAGGCGGCGGTGAACGGCGCCGGTGAGATCGGTTGGGAAGTCTGGGTTGGCGGGGGCCTGGGGCGCACGCCCATGATCGCCAAGCTGATCAACAGCTTCGTGCCCAACGAGCATCTGCTGGCCTATCTCGAAAGTATCATGCGCGTTTACAACCGCTATGGCCGCCGGGACAACAAGTACAAGGCCCGCATCAAGATCCTCGTGCATGAAGAGGGCCTTGAAAGCATCAAGGGCCAGGTGGAGGCCGAATTCGCCGAAGTGCGTGGTGGCGTACTGACCCTGCCGCAGGAAGAGCTGGACCGGATCACCGCCTATTTCGCGCCGCCGGACTTTACCGACCGGTCAGGCGACAAGGTGGACGTGGCCTATGAGTCGATCCTCGACCCGGCCTATGGCCGCTGGCTCGACAATAATCTGCATCCGCACAAGCAGCCCGGCTATGCCTCGGTCACCGTGTCGCTCAAGCCCGTCGGTGGGGCGCCGGGCGATGCTACCGACGCGCAGATCGAAGTGGTCGCGGACCTGGCCGAAAAATGTTCCTATGACGAGCTGCGCGTGACCCATGAGCAGAACCTGGTTCTGCCCCATGTGGCCATTGCCGATCTGCGCGCGGTCTATGATGTGCTGGTGGCCAATGGGCTGGCTGAAGGCAATAACAATCTGATCACGGACATGATCTGCTGCCCGGGCCTGGACTTCTGTGCCCTGGCCAATGCCCGTTCGATCCCGATTGCGCAGGAAATCTCCAAGACCTTTGCAGCGCCGGAGCGGCAGAAGGAAATCGGCGATCTCAAGATCAAGATTTCCGGCTGCATCAATGCCTGCGGGCATCACCATGTGGGCCATATCGGCATTCTGGGCGTCGAGAAGAAGGGCGGTGAGCTCTATCAGATCACGCTGGGCGGCGATGCCACGGAAGGTGCGTCGGTCGGCAAGATCATCGGGCCGGGTTTCGAGGCCGAGCAGGTACCAGGCGCCATTGAGAAGCTCGTCGATTTCTACATCGCCAACCGCACCAGCGTGGATGAACCTTTCCTCGACGCCTATCGGCGTCTGGGCGAGGCTCCCTTCAAGGAGGCGCTTTATGGGAGTGTCTAG
- the cysG gene encoding siroheme synthase CysG: protein MGLLNTFPLSFKVKGKRIIIVGGTDEALNKVRLVSKTTASVEIYSRHIEADFSAFPVAVFERVVRAEDIAGAALVFVAEEGTDAELAKAEARRLGIPLNVVDVPGECDFYTPSIVDRAPLTVAISTEGDAPVLARLVRAQIEALLAPGIGKIASLAGGLRHKVENLIHDGAARRRFYEDLVARQMVGNEEAEALLADHAAKGTGQGVVWLIGAGPGSEDLLTLRAQRLLQQADVIVHDQLVPAAVVEMGRRDAEQICVGKARGHHSFSQAQINTLIVRLAGEGKKVARLKSGDPMVFGRAGEEIAALRKAGLTYEIVPGVSAALAAAADSATPVTLRKVSSGFVMATAHGAEDSDLMHWAALSQAGLTLALYMGKAIAADVAGRLVAFGAAPDLPVGIVVNAGRANRTLYSATLGQLAQGAVDFVDGPAVILVGRAVAEGDWADAADAAASSFKVA from the coding sequence ATGGGACTTCTCAACACATTTCCGTTGAGCTTCAAGGTCAAGGGCAAGCGCATTATCATCGTCGGCGGCACCGACGAGGCCCTGAACAAGGTCCGATTGGTTTCTAAGACGACTGCTTCTGTAGAGATTTATTCCCGTCACATCGAAGCCGACTTTTCCGCCTTTCCCGTTGCGGTGTTCGAACGCGTCGTTCGGGCCGAGGATATTGCCGGGGCGGCGCTGGTGTTTGTGGCCGAAGAGGGCACCGATGCCGAATTGGCCAAGGCCGAGGCTCGGCGCCTTGGCATTCCGCTCAACGTGGTGGACGTGCCGGGGGAATGCGATTTCTACACGCCGTCCATTGTGGATCGCGCGCCGCTGACGGTGGCGATTTCCACCGAGGGTGATGCGCCGGTGCTGGCGCGGCTGGTTCGGGCGCAGATCGAAGCGCTGCTGGCGCCTGGGATCGGGAAAATTGCGAGTCTGGCCGGTGGGTTGCGGCACAAGGTTGAAAATCTGATTCATGATGGAGCCGCTCGCCGCCGCTTCTATGAGGATCTCGTTGCGCGCCAGATGGTTGGTAATGAAGAGGCCGAGGCTCTGCTCGCCGATCATGCTGCCAAGGGCACGGGGCAGGGTGTGGTCTGGCTGATCGGCGCGGGGCCTGGCTCGGAAGACCTGCTTACGCTGCGCGCCCAGCGCCTGCTGCAACAGGCCGATGTGATCGTGCATGACCAGCTTGTGCCGGCAGCGGTGGTCGAGATGGGCCGTCGCGATGCCGAGCAGATCTGCGTGGGCAAGGCGCGCGGCCATCATTCGTTTTCGCAGGCGCAGATCAATACGCTGATCGTTCGGCTTGCCGGTGAAGGCAAGAAGGTTGCGCGGCTCAAGTCGGGTGATCCGATGGTTTTCGGACGCGCGGGCGAGGAAATCGCCGCCCTTCGCAAGGCCGGGCTGACCTATGAAATCGTGCCGGGCGTGAGTGCCGCATTGGCCGCTGCGGCAGACAGCGCGACACCAGTGACCCTGCGCAAGGTGTCGAGTGGCTTCGTGATGGCGACCGCGCATGGTGCCGAAGACAGCGACCTCATGCATTGGGCGGCCTTGTCACAGGCTGGTCTTACGCTGGCGCTCTATATGGGCAAGGCCATTGCCGCCGATGTGGCGGGACGGCTGGTGGCTTTCGGTGCTGCGCCGGATCTGCCGGTGGGCATCGTGGTCAATGCCGGGCGGGCCAACAGGACGCTCTATTCGGCAACACTGGGTCAACTGGCCCAGGGCGCGGTGGATTTTGTCGATGGACCGGCGGTCATTCTGGTCGGCCGGGCCGTGGCTGAAGGCGATTGGGCGGATGCCGCCGATGCGGCTGCAAGCAGTTTCAAGGTAGCATGA